The genomic stretch CCAGCCCAGCCCGAACGGCCCGATCGCCAGCCCCGCGGCCAGGTACCCGAGCACCGAACCCAGCCCCAGGCGCCTGAACACCGGCACCGCCACCACGGCCGCGCCGAGCAACGCCACCACCTTGACCAGATCGGTCGAACCGACTTCCGCCATCTGTTTCCCCAATCACATGAACCGCATGGACCGATGAAGCCTACACGGGTGGCAAGGCAGGCCGCTTTCGCGTAGAGTCCGCCCCGTTCAGCGCACGGCTGCCTCCCCGCAAGGGTACGTTTCCCAGGTATGCCCGCCGTGGCCCGCATCGCGGTCCGAGCAAACGGCTTCTATCCCGCACGTCTTTCGTAGCGCAGACACGGCCCGGATCGTCCGGTCGCCGTCCAATCAGATCGCCGCCGGCGCGGTTCGAGGGAACGCCGGGGCCATCACGCGACGTAATGTTCGTCGCCGTCCCATGGGACGGTGCGACGCGATGGCGCGCGACAAGGAGCAACACCCGCATGACGTTCGAAACTCTCGGGCTTTCGCCCGCGCTGCTGCGCGCCCTGGCGGAGCAGAACTACACCACCCCGACCCCGATCCAGGAGCAGGCCATCCCGCTGGCGCTGGCCGGCCACGACCTGCTGGGCGGCGCCCAGACCGGCACCGGCAAGACGGCCGCGTTCGGCCTGCCGCTGCTGCATCGCCTGTCCAAGCAGACCGCACCGAACGGCTACCGTCGTCCGCGCGCGCTCGTGCTGGTCCCCACGCGCGAACTCGCCGTGCAGGTCGCCGACAACCTGCGCAGCTACGCCAAGCACCTGCGCATGAACGTCAGCGTGATCTTCGGCGGCGCCGGTATGGGCCCGCAGGTCGAGATGTTCCGCCGTGGCATGGACGTGCTCGTCGCCACGCCGGGTCGCCTGATCGACCACCTCGATCGCGGCACCGCCAAGCTCGATTCGGTCGAGCTGCTGGTGCTGGACGAAGCCGACCGCATGCTCGACATGGGCTTCCTGCCGGCGATGAAGCGCATCCTCGGCAAGCTGCCGCGCGAGCGCCAGACGATGATGTTCTCGGCCACGTTCGAAGCGCAGCTCAAGGCGCTTGCCGTGGAGTTCATGCGCACGCCCAAGCAGGTGCAGGTGGCCGCGCAGAACACCATCGCCCAGACCATCAGCCACCGCGTGCACGTGGTCGATGCCGGCCGCAAGCGCGACCTGCTGGTGAGCGTGCTGAGCTCGCGCCACACCGATCAGGCGATCGTGTTCGGCCGTACCAAGCACGGCTGCAACCGCCTCGCCGAACAGCTGGAAGAAGCCGGCCTCGCGGCCGTCGCGATCCATGGCAACAAGAGCCAGGCGCAGCGCCAGAAGGCGCTCAACGCGTTCAAGGCCGGCAAGGCGCGCGTGCTGGTCGCCACCGACGTCGCCGCGCGCGGTCTGGACATCCCGAACCTGCCGCTGGTGATCAACTTCGAGCTGCCGATGGTCGCCGAGGACTACGTGCACCGCATCGGCCGCACGGGCCGTAACGGCGCCAGCGGCGAAGCGCTGTCGCTGGTCGCGCCGGAAGAGGGCGGCCTGCTGCGCCAGGTGCAGAACATGCTGAAGACGACGGTGGAACTGGTCGAAGTCGAAGGCTTCGCACCGAGCCGCCCGATCCAGATGAACGCGCCGCTGCCGAATCCGCGCCAGAAGGCGCCGGCACAGCGTCGTCCGGCCAACCGTCCGCACGGCAAGCCGGCGCAGCGCCA from Lysobacter auxotrophicus encodes the following:
- a CDS encoding DEAD/DEAH box helicase: MTFETLGLSPALLRALAEQNYTTPTPIQEQAIPLALAGHDLLGGAQTGTGKTAAFGLPLLHRLSKQTAPNGYRRPRALVLVPTRELAVQVADNLRSYAKHLRMNVSVIFGGAGMGPQVEMFRRGMDVLVATPGRLIDHLDRGTAKLDSVELLVLDEADRMLDMGFLPAMKRILGKLPRERQTMMFSATFEAQLKALAVEFMRTPKQVQVAAQNTIAQTISHRVHVVDAGRKRDLLVSVLSSRHTDQAIVFGRTKHGCNRLAEQLEEAGLAAVAIHGNKSQAQRQKALNAFKAGKARVLVATDVAARGLDIPNLPLVINFELPMVAEDYVHRIGRTGRNGASGEALSLVAPEEGGLLRQVQNMLKTTVELVEVEGFAPSRPIQMNAPLPNPRQKAPAQRRPANRPHGKPAQRHAHAGPKQHRGGGQGRGSRSGVANG